One region of Cheilinus undulatus linkage group 4, ASM1832078v1, whole genome shotgun sequence genomic DNA includes:
- the spred2a gene encoding sprouty-related, EVH1 domain-containing protein 2, whose amino-acid sequence MSEDTRPDDDSYIVRVKAVVMTRDDSSGGWLAQDGCLSRVGVCRLLPAELLGRNSFLIHGERLKDRQVILECFLKKDLVYTKATPTFHHWKVDNKKCGLTFQSPADARAFDRGVRKALEDLTEGSTTSSSTLQNEAELGDDDVFTTATDSSSNSSQKREPAMHSLAPPHFCEARRHHCILGHFYEHHHRPSDHYFLDQAVHMFPRHVSFQLEEEEIVRINPRERTWLTGYEDYRHANSTRDKLTQPDNLDAYVHFAKSELPKHDYTYPYPLSCDVQRVCDGKAGCLELGGGHRAVVTVQPRALQPKGKRRKEDGERLRCVYCQDMFNHEDNGRGRCQEAPDPIQTCIRRVSFMWCADSLLYHCMSDPEGDYSDPCSCDTSDERFCLRWTALVGLSLLAPCMCCYAPLRACYRCGVACHCCGGKHKAVG is encoded by the exons ATGAGCGAGGACACGCGCCCAGACGA TGACAGCTACATTGTGCGTGTCAAAGCGGTGGTGATGACCAGAGACGACTCGAGCGGCGGCTGGTTGGCTCAGGACGGCTGTCTGAGCAGAGTGGGCGTGTGCAGACTGCTGCCGGCTGAGCTGCTGGGACGAAACAGCTTCCTGATCCATGGAGAACGCCTCAAAGACAGGCAG GTGATTCTGGAATGTTTCTTGAAGAAGGATCTGGTCTACACGAAGGCCACGCCCACATTCCACCACTGGAAGGTGGACAATAAAAAGTGTGGACTGACCTTTCAGAGTCCGGCTGACGCCAGAGCCTTCGACCGTGGGGTGAGGAAGGCACTGGAGGACCTGACAGAAG GGTCGACCACATCATCATCCACGCTGCAGAACGAGGCGGAGCTTGGCGATGATGACGTCTTCACG ACGGCCACCGACAGCTCGTCCAACTCATCCCAGAAGAGAGAGCCCGCCATGCACTCGCTGGCTCCGCCCCACTTCTGCGAGGCCAGGCGGCACCACTGCATCCTGGGGCATTTCTACGAGCATCACCACAGGCCGTCTGATCACTACTTCCTGGACCAG GCCGTGCACATGTTCCCTCGCCACGTCAGCTtccagctggaggaggaggagatcgTTCGCATCAACCCTCGAGAGCGGACCTGGCTCACCGGCTATGAGGATTACCGCCACGCCAACTCTACGCGAGATAAACTCACGCAGCCTGACAACCTGGATGCTTACGTGCACTTTGCCAAGAGCGAGCTGCCCAAACACGACTACACGTACCCGTACCCGCTCAGCTGCGACGTGCAGCGGGTCTGTGACGGTAAAGCAGGCTGCCTGGAGCTGGGCGGCGGCCACAGGGCCGTGGTGACGGTGCAGCCACGAGCCCTGCAGCCCAAAGggaagaggagaaaggaggaCGGCGAGCGTCTGCGCTGTGTTTACTGTCAGGATATGTTCAACCATGAGGATAATGGGCGGGGCCGCTGCCAGGAGGCCCCCGACCCCATTCAGACCTGCATCAGACGGGTCAGCTTCATGTGGTGCGCCGACAGCCTGCTGTACCACTGCATGTCGGACCCGGAGGGGGATTACTCAGACCCGTGCTCCTGTGACACCAGCGACGAGCGCTTCTGCCTCCGCTGGACGGCGTTGGTGGGTCTGTCTCTGCTGGCGCCCTGCATGTGCTGCTACGCCCCCCTCAGGGCGTGCTACCGCTGCGGCGTCGCCTGCCACTGCTGCGGCGGGAAACACAAAGCTGTGGGATGA